In Helicobacter bilis, a genomic segment contains:
- a CDS encoding toxin-antitoxin system YwqK family antitoxin, with product MYSVDYIRTLVGEGILIHETPYIDDKQHGMEKEYYEENGKIRSEVEYKNGKLEGITKGYYKNGQLAYSATYKDDKRHGVEKWYYDDGALLRESAYINGEKNGIEKTYYRNGNLSSQANYENGKRVGITKTYYSNGNLLSEREYKKDEIETKYYNEKGEIGLEVILLYPLSFYHGLKFSVCKNGKVLTKDEQKDIIRISNIFSDFSHVISF from the coding sequence GTGTATAGTGTTGATTATATAAGGACGCTGGTTGGGGAAGGCATACTTATCCATGAAACCCCTTATATAGACGATAAGCAACACGGCATGGAAAAAGAGTATTATGAAGAAAATGGAAAGATACGCAGTGAAGTAGAATATAAGAATGGTAAATTAGAAGGTATTACAAAAGGGTATTATAAAAACGGGCAACTCGCGTATTCTGCAACATATAAAGATGATAAAAGGCATGGTGTAGAAAAGTGGTATTATGATGATGGGGCATTGTTGCGTGAGAGTGCATATATAAATGGAGAGAAAAATGGCATAGAAAAAACATACTATAGAAACGGGAATCTATCATCACAGGCTAACTATGAGAATGGCAAGAGAGTGGGTATTACAAAAACATATTATAGCAATGGGAATCTTTTAAGTGAGAGAGAGTATAAAAAAGATGAAATAGAGACAAAATATTATAATGAGAAAGGGGAAATAGGCTTAGAAGTCATTTTATTGTATCCATTAAGTTTCTATCATGGGCTTAAATTCTCCGTATGTAAAAACGGCAAAGTCCTAACAAAAGACGAACAAAAAGATATAATTAGAATAAGCAATATATTCTCAGATTTTTCGCACGTAATATCATTCTGA
- a CDS encoding vWA domain-containing protein, with product MSDLNEEIVNELADNPTKRVPVCLCLDTSSSMGGSPIMQLNEGVKLFYEAINNDVVAKQSADVCIVTFGYNGVECRQDFQSIAEEMPPSFSSGGNTPMGSAVTMALDLLEGRKKEYQDNGVEYFQPWLVLITDGAPTDNYTNAAQRASDLANNKKLTVFAIGVDGCNLEVLKHFSPKRAPIMLKGLNFPEFFQWLSQSVAITSHSKPGEEIKLPDTSGWGTL from the coding sequence ATGAGTGATTTAAATGAAGAAATCGTTAATGAGTTGGCAGATAATCCCACAAAAAGAGTGCCTGTGTGTCTATGCCTTGATACAAGTAGCTCTATGGGCGGCAGTCCCATTATGCAGTTAAATGAGGGTGTTAAGCTATTTTATGAAGCAATCAACAATGATGTTGTGGCAAAACAATCCGCTGATGTATGTATCGTTACATTTGGATATAATGGTGTAGAATGTAGGCAAGATTTTCAAAGTATAGCAGAAGAGATGCCGCCTAGCTTTTCTTCAGGTGGAAATACGCCTATGGGAAGTGCTGTAACTATGGCTTTGGATTTATTGGAAGGTAGAAAAAAGGAATATCAAGACAATGGTGTTGAATATTTTCAACCTTGGCTTGTTTTAATCACAGATGGAGCACCAACAGATAATTATACAAATGCTGCACAAAGGGCAAGCGATTTGGCTAACAACAAAAAGCTTACCGTGTTTGCAATTGGTGTAGATGGATGCAATTTGGAAGTATTAAAGCATTTTTCGCCAAAACGAGCACCCATAATGCTAAAAGGATTAAATTTCCCAGAGTTTTTTCAATGGTTATCACAAAGTGTAGCGATCACTTCGCATTCAAAGCCGGGCGAAGAAATTAAATTGCCTGATACAAGTGGTTGGGGAACACTATAA
- a CDS encoding dynamin family protein produces MHKNLKSSLKDLSDTERLMKIGIVGRVKAGKSSLLNAIAFNGKNVLPKAATPMTAALTEIGYGEKFAIEVDFFTKEDIANIKKDSELYETEFKRITQEKIENLKKNKKYASKSEAELLQDAQRRTTSELSESRMAASKDQYDRIRKSGIDINSLDSHKQVIFDSLEDLQKSLEEYVGSSGKYMPFTRNVKIKFQTDSFKDVNIIDTPGVNDPVVSREQRTRDELGKCDVIFIVSPAGQFMSNEDLDLMDRITHKNGIRELYAVASKVDTQLMGSIKSDANGDFKVALNRVRSVLAGEMVKRIDGLKKSNPEVGDAYDSLLQNGDESVICTSGISTSIKKT; encoded by the coding sequence ATGCATAAGAATCTTAAATCTTCACTAAAAGATTTAAGCGATACTGAAAGATTGATGAAAATAGGCATTGTAGGACGCGTAAAAGCTGGTAAAAGCTCTCTTTTAAACGCAATCGCTTTTAATGGGAAAAATGTATTACCAAAAGCAGCTACACCCATGACTGCGGCATTAACAGAGATAGGCTATGGAGAAAAGTTTGCTATTGAAGTGGATTTTTTCACAAAAGAAGATATTGCTAATATTAAAAAAGATTCTGAACTTTATGAAACAGAGTTTAAAAGAATTACACAGGAAAAAATAGAAAACTTAAAGAAGAATAAAAAATATGCGAGTAAGAGTGAAGCAGAACTCTTGCAAGACGCACAAAGAAGAACGACAAGTGAGCTTTCAGAATCTCGCATGGCTGCAAGTAAAGATCAATATGATAGGATAAGAAAATCTGGCATTGATATAAATAGCTTAGATTCTCATAAACAAGTTATATTTGATAGTTTAGAGGATTTACAAAAATCTTTAGAAGAGTATGTTGGCTCTAGTGGTAAATATATGCCTTTCACTCGCAATGTTAAAATCAAGTTTCAAACAGATAGCTTTAAAGATGTAAATATTATAGACACGCCCGGAGTAAATGATCCCGTAGTATCAAGAGAGCAGAGAACAAGAGATGAGCTAGGCAAATGTGATGTGATATTTATCGTATCGCCTGCTGGGCAGTTTATGAGTAACGAAGACTTGGACTTAATGGATAGAATCACGCATAAAAATGGCATAAGAGAGCTTTATGCGGTCGCCTCAAAAGTTGATACACAACTTATGGGTAGCATAAAAAGTGATGCAAATGGTGATTTTAAAGTGGCACTAAATCGTGTTAGAAGCGTATTAGCAGGTGAAATGGTAAAAAGAATAGATGGGTTAAAAAAGAGTAACCCAGAAGTAGGCGATGCCTATGATAGTCTATTACAAAATGGCGATGAAAGCGTAATATGCACCTCTGGTATCTCTACAAGCATAAAGAAAACTTAG
- a CDS encoding protein phosphatase 2C domain-containing protein, producing MQEFISICYETQGRSHVGSKTPCQDRAYSLIDSDIGIITLCDGAGSARLSHYGAERTSRVVANLMRDNFGRYYTEAEPSVVAKEILESINNELIKESETRTNELKDGAYKEIQRLLEKGRNDLNSVCCNIDFNYKAELECKVDSLNKDIRELHNRKDKSKREHDSYRKDLQTDIEEYWQEYKERINNLRIFYIKILKKQHKKSLKKFFKKFLNFFSKEDELSGIKDIESLCKYMQDSISQENGSLKGLLSKIESSMNDIKADKQEKIANIIKDLEKIGQDILKTLKQVYKDINKHAKELQEKLKKQKDELEIQQGELHNHILKTKKEFKLIIKNFMQCYEAAAQREQDLLEKAIKDKESKKSKLQSHIKDHDDLKQKLSKAKNAFNSKKNEIKEQIEKIKKYSKERFYKESDIDSIKINELQNVLDSLENTRRTCLDFIANKINMQNRDMEKKIEINLESLLENIKKEITNSVCTPKDLASTLLFAAIKGEQCLIGHLGDGAIGGLYGNELKCISNPDNGEHANETYFVTTKHAERALKIIKGNIKEKDIHAFVLMSDGSTEGLYSKRENKFIESLQKHMLAIREGQDKVKKTTRYRKSYRKSKRAKKL from the coding sequence ATGCAGGAATTTATCTCTATTTGCTATGAAACACAAGGGCGAAGTCATGTAGGCTCAAAGACACCATGTCAAGATAGGGCATATAGCCTTATAGATTCTGATATTGGCATTATAACACTATGTGATGGTGCTGGAAGTGCAAGGCTGTCTCACTATGGAGCAGAGAGAACAAGCAGGGTTGTGGCAAATCTTATGAGAGATAACTTCGGTAGATATTATACAGAAGCTGAGCCTAGTGTAGTAGCAAAAGAGATTCTAGAATCCATTAATAATGAGCTTATAAAAGAGAGTGAAACTAGAACAAATGAGCTAAAAGATGGGGCGTATAAGGAGATTCAGAGACTATTGGAAAAAGGTCGAAATGATCTTAATAGTGTGTGTTGTAATATTGACTTTAATTATAAGGCAGAATTAGAATGCAAAGTGGATTCATTAAATAAGGATATAAGAGAATTGCATAATCGCAAGGATAAAAGCAAAAGAGAACATGACTCTTATCGCAAGGATTTACAAACCGATATAGAAGAGTATTGGCAGGAATATAAAGAAAGGATAAATAATTTAAGAATTTTTTATATTAAAATCCTAAAGAAACAGCATAAAAAATCTTTAAAAAAATTTTTTAAGAAATTTCTAAATTTTTTCTCTAAAGAAGATGAATTAAGTGGTATTAAAGATATAGAATCTTTGTGTAAATACATGCAAGATTCTATATCACAAGAAAATGGAAGCCTAAAAGGATTATTAAGCAAAATAGAATCTAGTATGAATGATATTAAAGCAGACAAGCAAGAAAAGATTGCAAACATTATAAAAGACTTAGAGAAAATAGGACAAGATATACTTAAAACATTAAAACAAGTATATAAAGATATAAATAAACACGCAAAAGAGCTGCAAGAGAAATTAAAAAAGCAAAAAGATGAGCTAGAGATACAGCAGGGAGAATTACATAATCATATTTTAAAAACAAAGAAAGAGTTTAAACTTATCATTAAAAACTTCATGCAATGCTATGAAGCAGCCGCACAAAGAGAACAAGATTTACTAGAAAAAGCAATAAAAGATAAAGAGAGTAAAAAAAGCAAACTACAATCACACATAAAAGATCATGATGACTTAAAACAAAAATTAAGCAAAGCTAAAAATGCTTTTAATAGTAAGAAAAATGAGATAAAAGAACAAATAGAGAAAATTAAAAAATACTCTAAAGAGAGATTCTACAAAGAGAGTGATATAGATAGTATTAAAATAAATGAGCTACAAAATGTGCTAGATTCACTAGAGAATACAAGAAGGACATGTTTGGATTTTATAGCAAATAAAATAAACATGCAAAATAGGGATATGGAGAAAAAGATAGAAATAAATCTAGAATCTCTTTTAGAAAATATAAAAAAAGAGATTACTAATAGCGTTTGTACACCAAAAGACCTAGCCTCTACCTTGCTGTTTGCAGCGATTAAGGGAGAGCAATGTCTTATAGGGCATTTAGGTGATGGGGCTATTGGTGGGCTTTATGGAAATGAACTTAAATGTATCTCAAATCCAGATAATGGAGAACATGCAAATGAAACATATTTTGTAACTACAAAACATGCAGAAAGAGCATTAAAGATTATAAAAGGAAATATAAAAGAAAAAGATATTCATGCTTTTGTATTAATGTCAGATGGTAGCACAGAGGGATTATATAGCAAAAGAGAGAATAAATTTATAGAATCTTTGCAAAAACATATGTTAGCAATAAGAGAAGGACAAGATAAAGTCAAAAAAACAACAAGATATAGAAAATCTTATAGAAAAAGTAAAAGAGCAAAAAAGCTTTGA
- a CDS encoding efflux RND transporter periplasmic adaptor subunit, with protein sequence MKDSQFSFMIFCVIVLVMFIGCKDSTQQAQEVQALQVQVKNIESKNVALNFEYPARLKSIQSVNVYARVQGTLLTKNFTEGDIVEEGQLLFKIDSARYQAKVNQAKAQYHSAEASFVKANRDWKRVESLYKQGVYTIDQYDTSRANYLQAQANLANTKAALEDAKIDLGYTDVVASISGRAGMRKYDVGNLVGTSGQDVLTTITQLSPIYAEFSIPSRDYYFMRGLEDSSIQVEFVLGNGKAYSKMGKLDFIDSVLDSQTATIKARAIVDNDEHKLIPNEFMRVRLKGFEAQNAITIPQSALLQDKDGSYVFIAKDNKAEIARVTLGQNLPNNEVLILDGLKNGDSLIINQLSKIRPTMPVNATSQDSKDTKSMSFMQHNIESTSTYHVKHSRISKIESQQDISPFSKAQYDKYIESSKADSIYG encoded by the coding sequence ATGAAAGATTCTCAATTCTCATTTATGATTTTCTGTGTGATTGTGCTTGTAATGTTTATAGGCTGCAAGGATTCTACACAACAAGCACAAGAAGTCCAAGCCCTGCAAGTCCAAGTAAAAAATATAGAATCAAAAAATGTAGCTTTAAACTTTGAGTATCCAGCACGACTAAAAAGTATCCAAAGTGTAAATGTATATGCAAGGGTGCAAGGCACACTTTTAACAAAGAATTTCACAGAGGGTGATATTGTAGAAGAGGGGCAGTTACTCTTTAAGATTGACTCAGCACGCTATCAAGCAAAGGTGAATCAAGCAAAGGCACAATATCATTCCGCAGAGGCAAGCTTTGTAAAAGCAAATCGCGACTGGAAAAGAGTGGAAAGCTTGTATAAGCAGGGCGTATATACGATAGACCAATATGACACTTCAAGGGCAAATTACTTACAAGCCCAAGCGAATCTAGCAAATACAAAAGCAGCCCTTGAAGATGCTAAGATTGATTTAGGTTATACTGATGTGGTAGCAAGTATTAGCGGTAGGGCTGGTATGCGAAAATATGATGTTGGGAATCTTGTCGGCACAAGCGGTCAAGATGTATTGACGACTATTACGCAGTTAAGCCCGATTTATGCGGAGTTTTCTATCCCTAGCAGAGATTATTACTTTATGAGAGGGTTGGAGGATAGTAGCATACAAGTTGAGTTTGTGTTAGGTAATGGCAAAGCGTATAGCAAAATGGGCAAACTAGATTTTATCGATAGTGTGCTAGATTCACAAACAGCTACAATCAAGGCAAGGGCGATTGTGGATAATGATGAACACAAACTTATACCAAATGAATTTATGCGTGTGAGACTAAAAGGCTTTGAAGCACAAAATGCCATCACAATACCACAAAGCGCCCTTTTGCAAGATAAAGATGGAAGCTATGTATTTATCGCAAAGGACAATAAAGCAGAGATAGCAAGGGTAACGCTAGGACAGAATCTGCCAAATAATGAAGTCTTAATCCTTGATGGGCTTAAAAATGGCGATTCACTCATCATCAATCAATTATCAAAAATCCGCCCAACTATGCCTGTTAATGCAACCTCACAAGATTCTAAAGATACAAAAAGCATGAGTTTTATGCAGCATAATATAGAATCTACTTCGACTTATCATGTTAAACATAGCAGAATATCCAAGATAGAATCTCAACAAGATATTTCGCCTTTTTCAAAGGCTCAATATGACAAGTATATAGAATCTAGTAAAGCAGATTCTATATACGGATAA
- a CDS encoding LutB/LldF family L-lactate oxidation iron-sulfur protein: MSANTYHSPTDYHDSIVTHLSDSQLRTNLKSSMDALKANRKRLIASRYYDWEGLRELGRQIKQRALSNLPELLERFESNATKQGIKVHWAKDSKEANEIIYNLAKEKNVDTILKGKSMASEEIHLNAFLKEKGVKAVETDLGELIIQLIDETPVHIVVPAIHKNRNQIGKIFEENLKVSFTNVPEELNGIARVHLRNQFQSFKMGLTGVNFAIANEGAIWLLENEGNGRMSSSACDIHVAICGIEKIVESFEDACVLDTLLVPSATGAPITCYNNIISSPRKENELDGPKEVHIIMLDNNRSKMLAEPHFHKALSCIRCGTCLNHCPVYDKIGGHSYLVTYPGPIGEVISPQIFGLNNCGYMTNLCSLCGRCSEKCPVKIPLAELIRDLRSERVGQGRMKIAGYHETQRDVKEQKMMQQFSKAATNGFKWRMAFKMIHIFSPLLRYVAPFSFVQKSMLGKWLQNHELPTLNGNLHAKVKKMKGVIYE; this comes from the coding sequence ATGAGTGCAAATACATATCATTCACCAACAGACTATCATGATTCTATCGTTACGCATTTGAGTGATTCTCAATTACGCACGAATCTCAAGTCATCAATGGACGCTTTAAAGGCAAATAGAAAAAGGCTAATTGCTAGTCGCTATTATGATTGGGAGGGTTTGCGTGAGCTTGGCAGACAAATCAAGCAAAGAGCGTTAAGTAATCTACCCGAGCTTTTAGAAAGGTTTGAATCTAATGCTACAAAGCAAGGCATAAAAGTGCATTGGGCTAAAGATTCTAAAGAAGCAAATGAGATTATCTATAATCTTGCAAAAGAGAAAAATGTAGATACTATCCTTAAGGGTAAATCTATGGCAAGTGAAGAGATACATTTAAACGCGTTTTTGAAAGAAAAGGGTGTAAAAGCAGTAGAGACTGATCTAGGTGAGCTTATAATCCAGCTTATAGATGAGACACCGGTGCATATAGTAGTCCCTGCAATCCATAAAAATCGCAATCAAATAGGAAAGATTTTTGAAGAGAATCTTAAAGTAAGCTTTACAAATGTCCCAGAAGAGCTAAATGGCATAGCAAGAGTGCATTTGAGAAATCAGTTTCAAAGTTTTAAAATGGGCTTAACAGGTGTGAATTTCGCCATTGCAAATGAGGGGGCTATTTGGCTACTTGAGAATGAGGGCAATGGGCGTATGAGCTCTAGTGCATGTGATATACATGTAGCCATTTGTGGTATTGAAAAGATTGTAGAAAGCTTTGAAGATGCGTGTGTGCTAGATACTCTGCTTGTGCCTTCTGCCACTGGAGCACCCATTACTTGCTACAACAATATTATCTCAAGCCCACGAAAAGAAAACGAGCTTGATGGACCAAAAGAAGTGCATATCATTATGCTTGATAACAATCGATCAAAAATGCTAGCCGAGCCTCATTTTCATAAAGCCCTAAGCTGTATCCGCTGCGGGACTTGTCTTAATCACTGCCCAGTGTATGATAAAATCGGGGGACATTCCTACCTTGTAACCTATCCCGGACCTATTGGCGAAGTCATTTCGCCACAGATTTTTGGGCTAAATAATTGCGGCTATATGACAAATTTATGCAGTCTTTGTGGGCGTTGCAGTGAGAAATGCCCCGTTAAGATTCCATTAGCTGAACTCATACGCGATTTACGCAGTGAGAGAGTAGGACAAGGGCGTATGAAAATAGCGGGCTATCATGAGACACAAAGAGATGTTAAAGAGCAAAAAATGATGCAGCAGTTTAGCAAAGCAGCGACTAATGGCTTTAAATGGCGTATGGCTTTCAAAATGATACATATTTTCTCACCATTATTGCGATATGTAGCACCTTTTTCATTCGTGCAGAAAAGTATGCTTGGCAAATGGCTACAAAACCATGAGTTGCCAACACTAAATGGGAATCTCCATGCAAAAGTAAAGAAAATGAAAGGAGTAATCTATGAGTAG
- the ccoG gene encoding cytochrome c oxidase accessory protein CcoG, which yields MQAASDSNTQKNGAKIENFRRKRHIGYIILTIVLLVVPFIRIGEAQNHIFLLSFDHKVLHVLGIEYSIQEFYVMTFMLMMLFVGIFFMTVMAGRFWCGWGCPQTIFRSVYRDIIQTQLLGLRKKISNKQEVLKLDTPMKKFKYVLGIVLFACIALIATADFLFFFVPPEDFFVYARDFEEHRVLLGFWLVVASFMTIEVCFIAEKFCIYMCPYARVQSVFFDNDTLMSIYDTKRGGLLYNPNGSAIGIAPKKQDPHNECTNCQSCVKVCPTHIDIRKGTQLECIHCLECVDACSAVMAKFNLPSLVTWSSPNAMEKKTKPRLLRAKTIAYMVILTLIFGLLIFVGKSHKSMLLNITRASELYIVRESGAIDNVYKFVVQNIDREPHTFAFEVDGDMADKFEIIMPDYKDKKEFLIEPNDAKFLVVILRAKGDYNDSIDTDKNMPLTIKSYATDNKEGINIKYNTFFMYPSKAIIEKKLHK from the coding sequence ATGCAAGCCGCTTCAGATTCTAATACACAAAAAAATGGTGCTAAGATTGAAAACTTTCGCAGAAAGCGACATATAGGCTACATTATACTCACAATCGTGCTTTTAGTCGTCCCTTTCATTCGTATCGGGGAAGCACAAAATCATATCTTTTTGCTCTCTTTTGACCATAAGGTATTGCATGTGCTAGGCATTGAGTATAGCATACAAGAATTTTATGTTATGACTTTTATGCTTATGATGCTTTTTGTTGGTATCTTTTTTATGACCGTTATGGCGGGGAGATTTTGGTGTGGTTGGGGCTGTCCGCAGACTATTTTCCGCTCTGTGTATCGTGATATTATTCAAACTCAACTACTTGGATTAAGAAAGAAAATATCAAATAAGCAAGAAGTCTTAAAGCTTGACACACCGATGAAAAAGTTTAAATATGTGCTAGGCATTGTGCTTTTTGCATGTATTGCCCTTATTGCTACTGCTGACTTTTTATTCTTTTTTGTTCCGCCAGAAGATTTTTTTGTATATGCTAGAGATTTTGAAGAACATAGAGTTTTACTTGGATTTTGGCTTGTTGTTGCTTCATTTATGACGATTGAGGTCTGCTTTATCGCTGAAAAATTCTGTATCTATATGTGTCCTTATGCAAGAGTGCAGTCAGTCTTTTTTGATAACGATACGCTTATGTCTATCTATGATACAAAAAGAGGGGGATTGTTATATAACCCAAATGGCAGTGCAATAGGCATTGCACCTAAAAAGCAAGACCCACATAATGAATGCACGAATTGTCAAAGTTGTGTGAAAGTGTGTCCAACGCATATTGATATTAGAAAAGGCACACAGCTTGAATGTATCCATTGCTTAGAATGCGTTGATGCGTGTTCTGCTGTTATGGCGAAGTTTAATCTACCAAGCCTTGTTACTTGGAGTTCACCAAATGCTATGGAGAAAAAGACAAAGCCAAGACTTTTAAGGGCTAAAACTATTGCATATATGGTGATATTGACACTTATATTTGGATTGCTTATTTTTGTGGGTAAATCTCATAAGAGTATGCTATTAAATATCACAAGAGCATCAGAGCTTTATATCGTGCGAGAGAGTGGTGCGATTGATAATGTATATAAGTTTGTCGTGCAGAATATTGATAGAGAGCCACATACTTTTGCTTTTGAAGTAGATGGTGATATGGCAGATAAGTTTGAGATTATCATGCCAGATTATAAGGATAAAAAGGAATTTTTAATAGAGCCAAATGATGCGAAATTCCTTGTTGTTATATTGCGTGCAAAGGGCGATTATAATGATTCGATAGATACGGACAAAAACATGCCGCTTACAATTAAATCTTATGCAACTGATAATAAAGAAGGCATTAATATTAAATACAACACATTCTTTATGTATCCAAGCAAAGCTATTATTGAGAAGAAGTTGCATAAATAA
- the abc-f gene encoding ribosomal protection-like ABC-F family protein — protein sequence MLQAINVSMRYATKTLFENINIKLDSGKRYGLIGANGAGKSTFLKILSGEIEASSGDIVLNSGLRLGVLSQNQYAFEDLSLKDAVLIGNKRLYDAVKEKENLYATADLSDDKINSRLGELEMICVEEDPMYECEVVIEKILEDLGFPANTHNELMKTLTGGDKFKILLAQVLFPKPDVLLLDEPTNNLDLSAIAWLEENLRRHEGTLVVISHDRHFLNAVCTHILDLDFKTLREFSGNYDDWYIASTLIAKQQEMERNKKLKEKAELEDFIRRFGANASKAKQATSRQKQLDKLNLEALQISSRRDPSIAFKIKRNIGNEVLNVENLSHSYGDLVIFQNLDLNVLPGDKIALIGANGVGKTTLCKILAEQLQQNSGVVKWGATIEMGYFPQDTSEIIKGEETLYEWLRAFDKSVDSNEIRTSLGRMLFNGEEQEKSVGALSGGEKHRIMLSKLMLAKSNFLLLDEPTNHLDLEAIIALGEALYNYVGGVICVSHDRELIGAYANRIIELVIDSKNGGTKMIDFRGSYEEYLETKK from the coding sequence ATGTTACAAGCAATAAATGTGAGTATGCGCTATGCAACAAAAACATTATTTGAAAATATAAATATAAAGCTTGATAGTGGAAAGAGATATGGGCTTATTGGGGCAAATGGTGCAGGTAAATCGACTTTTCTTAAGATTCTAAGTGGTGAGATAGAGGCAAGTAGTGGCGATATTGTGCTAAATAGCGGTTTGCGTCTTGGTGTGTTAAGTCAAAATCAATACGCATTTGAAGATTTAAGCTTGAAAGATGCTGTGCTGATTGGCAATAAAAGGCTATATGACGCGGTAAAAGAGAAAGAGAATCTGTATGCAACAGCGGATTTAAGCGATGATAAAATCAATTCTCGTTTAGGTGAGCTTGAGATGATTTGCGTGGAAGAAGATCCTATGTATGAATGTGAAGTTGTGATTGAAAAGATTCTAGAGGACTTAGGATTCCCAGCAAATACACATAATGAATTAATGAAAACACTCACAGGCGGGGATAAATTTAAGATTCTATTAGCACAAGTTTTATTTCCAAAGCCAGATGTATTACTGCTTGATGAGCCGACAAATAACCTTGATTTAAGTGCTATTGCATGGCTTGAAGAAAATCTTAGAAGACATGAGGGCACACTTGTAGTTATTAGCCATGATAGGCACTTTTTAAATGCGGTTTGCACGCATATTTTAGACCTTGATTTTAAAACACTGAGAGAATTTAGCGGTAATTATGATGATTGGTATATCGCAAGCACATTAATCGCAAAGCAGCAGGAAATGGAGAGAAATAAAAAGCTAAAGGAAAAAGCGGAGTTAGAAGACTTTATCCGCCGCTTTGGTGCAAATGCAAGTAAGGCAAAACAGGCAACTTCAAGGCAAAAACAGCTTGATAAACTAAACCTTGAAGCCTTGCAAATATCAAGCAGAAGAGACCCAAGCATTGCTTTTAAAATTAAAAGAAATATAGGCAATGAAGTGTTAAATGTTGAGAATCTTAGCCACTCTTATGGCGACTTAGTAATATTTCAGAATCTAGATCTCAATGTCTTGCCCGGTGATAAAATCGCATTAATCGGTGCAAATGGCGTTGGCAAAACCACACTTTGTAAGATTCTAGCAGAGCAATTACAGCAAAATAGCGGCGTAGTAAAATGGGGAGCGACTATTGAAATGGGCTACTTCCCGCAGGATACAAGCGAGATTATCAAAGGCGAAGAAACGCTATATGAATGGCTAAGGGCATTTGATAAAAGTGTAGATTCTAATGAGATTAGGACATCACTTGGGCGAATGCTATTTAATGGCGAAGAGCAAGAAAAAAGCGTGGGGGCATTAAGTGGTGGTGAAAAACATAGAATCATGCTGTCAAAACTCATGCTTGCTAAAAGCAATTTTTTACTCTTAGATGAGCCGACAAACCACCTTGACCTAGAAGCCATCATTGCATTAGGCGAAGCCCTTTATAACTATGTAGGCGGTGTAATATGTGTAAGTCATGATAGAGAACTCATCGGTGCATATGCGAATAGAATCATAGAACTTGTTATTGATTCTAAAAATGGTGGCACAAAAATGATTGACTTCCGCGGCAGCTATGAAGAGTATTTGGAAACGAAGAAGTAA
- a CDS encoding ferritin, which yields MLSAEVTKKLNEQVAKEMFASNLYLSMSSWCFHNRLDGAGQFLFSHAGQESDHAKKLITYLNETDSVVELQAIEKPESNFKNLLDVFEKTYQHELSITKSINDLVSFMLENKDYSTFNFLQWYVAEQHEEEALFRGIVDKIKLIGEQSNGLYLADQYIKTLIGK from the coding sequence ATGTTATCAGCTGAAGTTACAAAAAAGTTAAATGAGCAAGTTGCAAAAGAAATGTTTGCATCAAATCTGTATTTAAGTATGAGTTCATGGTGTTTTCATAACAGATTAGATGGTGCGGGGCAGTTTTTATTTTCACATGCAGGACAAGAAAGCGATCATGCTAAAAAGCTAATCACTTATCTTAATGAAACAGATTCTGTTGTGGAGCTACAAGCGATAGAAAAGCCAGAATCTAACTTCAAAAATTTACTTGATGTGTTTGAAAAAACTTATCAACATGAGCTATCAATCACAAAATCGATTAATGATCTTGTAAGTTTTATGCTAGAAAATAAGGATTATTCAACTTTTAACTTTTTGCAGTGGTATGTAGCAGAGCAGCATGAAGAAGAGGCGTTGTTTCGTGGCATAGTGGATAAAATAAAGCTTATCGGCGAACAAAGCAATGGGCTTTATTTAGCAGATCAATACATTAAAACACTTATAGGCAAATAA